Proteins encoded together in one Entelurus aequoreus isolate RoL-2023_Sb linkage group LG20, RoL_Eaeq_v1.1, whole genome shotgun sequence window:
- the LOC133635918 gene encoding alpha-N-acetylgalactosamine-specific lectin-like: MAFSLRVFILLCGIGGVFGVCPLGWTLFDSNCYIYQNVPKTFQAAEAACTALHPSAHLVSIYTVEENNQVKNLITVADPWIGLNDTATDGCFVWTVGQTVALLPFADQLPQIPNGMQECVYIAQTDGKWHADTCNVLKPYVCKRP; the protein is encoded by the exons ATGGCATTTTCTCTTCGCGTCTTCATCCTCCTGTGTGGAATCGGTGGAGTGTTTG GTGTCTGTCCTCTAGGCTGGACTCTGTTTGATTCAAACTGTTACATCTACCAAAACGTTCCCAAGACTTTTCAGGCAGCAGAG GCTGCCTGCACCGCTCTTCATCCTTCAGCCCATCTGGTGTCCATCTACACTGTTGAAGAAAACAATCAAGTTAAAAATCTGATTACCGTCGCAGACCCCTGGATAGGACTCAATGACACTGCCACG GACGGTTGCTTTGTTTGGACTGTTGGACAAACCGTTGCCCTCCTACCCTTTGCCGACCAACTGCCTCAAATCCCGAATGGAATGCAAGAGTGTGTGTACATTGCACAAACTG ATGGAAAGTGGCACGCTGACACCTGCAA